One Mycolicibacter sp. MU0083 DNA window includes the following coding sequences:
- a CDS encoding YbaB/EbfC family nucleoid-associated protein, producing MQPGGPPDMSALLAQAQQMQQRLLAAQQELAVTEVHGEAGNGLVKVTANGSGEVLAVQIDPKVVYPEDIETLQDLLVGALADASKKAHKLAQERLSPLAGGMGGALGMPGA from the coding sequence ATGCAACCAGGAGGCCCGCCCGACATGTCGGCGCTGCTGGCTCAGGCCCAGCAGATGCAGCAGCGACTGCTGGCCGCGCAGCAGGAGTTGGCGGTCACCGAGGTGCACGGCGAAGCCGGCAACGGGCTGGTCAAGGTCACCGCCAACGGCAGCGGTGAGGTGCTCGCCGTGCAGATCGACCCCAAGGTCGTCTACCCCGAGGACATCGAGACGCTGCAGGATCTGCTGGTGGGCGCGCTCGCCGACGCCTCGAAGAAGGCGCACAAACTGGCCCAGGAGCGGCTGTCTCCGCTGGCCGGCGGCATGGGCGGCGCACTCGGCATGCCGGGGGCCTAG
- a CDS encoding alkane 1-monooxygenase, whose translation MNTNTASAIWQDKKRHLWLLGLVVPTMLFLMLPLVWAMNQAGWHLASQIPLWIGPFLVYLLLPTVDLWVGADGQNPPDEVMEALENDKYYRYATYAYIPFQYASAVFGAYLFTASDLSWLGYDGPLGWLGKIGVALTTATVAGVGINTAHELGHKRESVERWLAKITLAQVCYGHFYVEHNRGHHVRVATPEDPASARFGESFWEFLPRSVIGGIRSAWHLEAQRIRRTGRSPWNPRTWADNDVLNALAISVLFWGVLLAVFGVALIPYLLINALYGSSLLESVNYLEHYGLVRQKLDSGRYERCTPQHSWNSDHMVTNLFLYHLQRHSDHHANPTRRYQTLRSFDDSPNLPAGYGALIGVTYFPPVWRKLMDHRVLEHYAGDITRANISPRRREKILARYGVSA comes from the coding sequence ATGAACACCAATACGGCCAGTGCGATCTGGCAGGACAAGAAACGCCACCTGTGGCTGCTGGGCCTGGTGGTGCCCACCATGTTGTTTCTGATGCTGCCCCTGGTGTGGGCGATGAACCAGGCCGGCTGGCACCTCGCCTCCCAGATCCCGCTGTGGATCGGGCCGTTCCTGGTCTACCTGCTGCTGCCCACGGTGGACCTGTGGGTCGGCGCCGACGGGCAGAACCCGCCCGACGAGGTGATGGAAGCCCTGGAGAACGACAAGTACTACCGCTACGCCACCTACGCCTACATCCCGTTCCAGTACGCCAGCGCCGTGTTCGGCGCCTACCTGTTCACCGCATCCGATCTGAGCTGGCTCGGCTACGACGGTCCGCTGGGCTGGCTGGGCAAGATCGGGGTGGCGCTGACCACGGCGACGGTCGCCGGGGTCGGCATCAACACCGCCCACGAGCTGGGCCACAAGCGGGAGTCGGTGGAGCGCTGGCTGGCCAAGATCACCCTGGCCCAGGTCTGCTACGGCCACTTCTACGTCGAGCACAACCGCGGCCACCACGTCCGCGTCGCCACCCCGGAAGACCCCGCGTCGGCGCGGTTCGGCGAATCGTTCTGGGAGTTCTTGCCGCGCAGCGTGATCGGCGGCATCCGGTCGGCATGGCACCTGGAGGCGCAGCGCATCCGCCGGACCGGCCGCAGCCCGTGGAACCCGCGCACCTGGGCGGACAACGACGTGCTCAACGCGCTGGCGATCTCGGTGCTGTTCTGGGGTGTGCTGCTGGCCGTGTTCGGCGTGGCACTGATCCCCTATCTGCTGATCAACGCCCTCTACGGATCGTCGCTGCTGGAGTCGGTGAACTACCTGGAGCACTACGGGCTGGTGCGGCAGAAGCTGGACAGCGGCCGCTACGAGCGCTGCACGCCGCAGCACAGCTGGAACTCCGACCACATGGTCACCAACCTGTTCCTCTACCACCTGCAGCGGCACAGCGACCACCACGCCAACCCGACCCGGCGCTACCAGACGCTGCGCAGCTTCGACGACTCACCGAACCTGCCGGCCGGCTACGGCGCGCTGATCGGGGTGACCTACTTCCCGCCGGTGTGGCGGAAGCTGATGGACCACCGGGTCCTCGAGCACTACGCCGGTGACATCACCCGGGCCAACATCTCGCCGCGCCGCCGGGAGAAGATCCTGGCCCGCTACGGGGTGTCGGCCTGA
- a CDS encoding class I SAM-dependent methyltransferase produces the protein MVKTQPTTSTPTATDGRLGLAEVLMLLAGGGQPPLKISAYDGSSIGPGDAALGVELLTPRATNYLATSPGQLGIARAYVAGDLELRGVHPGDPYPVLNALTDLEFRHPAPRALANIVRSIGLKNLKPIAPPAEEAPPRWRRAVDGLRHSRARDADAIHHHYDLSNTFYEWVLGPSMTYSCAIYPRADATLEEAQENKYRLIFEKLRLQPGDRLLDVGCGWGGMVRYAARHGVHVLGVSLSGEQVARAQRDIVAEGLSELAEVRYSDYRDVREAGFDAVSSIGVSEHIGVRHYRSYFGCLKSKLRTGGLLLNQCVTLPDNSTYRGDAFTDRYVFPDGEITGSGRVISAIQQTGLEVLHEEDFRHHYAMTLRQWGRNLVAHWDDAVAEVGLGRAKVWGLYMAASVLCFERNLFQLHQVLASNVDDDGDDDLPLRPWWQP, from the coding sequence ATGGTGAAAACGCAGCCGACCACCAGCACTCCGACCGCCACCGACGGCAGACTCGGCTTGGCCGAGGTCTTGATGCTGCTCGCCGGCGGCGGGCAGCCGCCGCTGAAGATCTCCGCCTACGACGGCAGCAGCATCGGGCCGGGCGACGCGGCGCTGGGGGTGGAGTTGCTGACCCCGCGGGCCACCAACTATCTGGCGACCTCGCCGGGCCAGCTCGGCATCGCGCGGGCCTACGTCGCCGGTGATCTGGAACTGCGCGGGGTACATCCGGGCGATCCCTACCCGGTGCTAAACGCCTTGACCGATCTGGAGTTCCGGCATCCGGCGCCGCGGGCGCTGGCCAACATCGTGCGCTCTATCGGGCTCAAGAACCTCAAGCCGATCGCGCCGCCGGCGGAGGAAGCGCCGCCGCGCTGGCGCCGGGCCGTCGACGGTCTGCGGCACTCCAGGGCCCGCGACGCCGACGCCATCCACCACCACTACGACCTGTCCAACACCTTCTACGAATGGGTGTTGGGCCCGTCGATGACCTACAGCTGTGCGATCTACCCGCGCGCCGACGCGACGCTGGAGGAGGCCCAGGAGAACAAGTATCGGCTGATCTTCGAGAAGCTGCGTCTGCAACCCGGCGACCGACTGCTCGACGTGGGCTGCGGCTGGGGCGGCATGGTCCGTTACGCCGCCCGCCACGGTGTGCACGTACTCGGGGTGAGCCTGTCGGGCGAGCAGGTGGCGCGGGCCCAGCGCGACATCGTCGCCGAGGGCCTGTCGGAGCTGGCCGAGGTGCGCTACAGCGACTACCGGGATGTGCGCGAGGCCGGGTTCGACGCCGTTTCGTCGATCGGGGTCAGCGAACACATCGGGGTGCGCCACTACCGCTCCTATTTCGGTTGCCTCAAATCGAAGCTGCGCACCGGCGGGTTACTGCTGAATCAGTGCGTGACGCTGCCGGACAACTCGACCTACCGCGGTGACGCGTTCACCGACCGGTACGTGTTCCCCGACGGCGAGATCACCGGGTCGGGCCGCGTCATCTCCGCCATCCAGCAGACCGGGCTGGAGGTGCTGCACGAGGAGGACTTCCGGCACCACTACGCGATGACGCTACGGCAGTGGGGCCGCAACCTGGTGGCGCACTGGGACGACGCCGTCGCCGAGGTCGGGCTGGGCCGGGCCAAGGTGTGGGGGCTCTACATGGCGGCGTCGGTGCTGTGCTTCGAACGCAACCTGTTCCAGTTGCATCAGGTGCTGGCCAGCAACGTCGACGACGACGGCGACGACGATCTGCCGCTGCGGCCTTGGTGGCAGCCTTAG
- a CDS encoding rubredoxin, giving the protein MAGYGCPGCGYVYDEAAGEPREGFPPGTPWQQVPDDWTCPDCAVREKLDFQPTGENR; this is encoded by the coding sequence ATGGCCGGCTACGGCTGCCCGGGCTGCGGCTACGTCTACGACGAGGCCGCCGGGGAACCCCGGGAGGGGTTCCCGCCCGGGACGCCCTGGCAGCAGGTGCCCGACGACTGGACCTGCCCGGATTGTGCGGTACGCGAGAAGCTGGATTTCCAACCGACGGGAGAGAACCGATGA
- a CDS encoding class I SAM-dependent methyltransferase, with protein sequence MTTAGRLSLAQVLQTLATDGRLPLRFTAYDGSTAGPEDAPLGLDLLTPRGTTYLATAPGDLGMARAYVAGDLGVHGVHPGDPYLLLKSLADELHFKRPSPRVLASIVRSIGVEHLVPVAPPPQEHLPRWRRIAEGLRHSRSRDADAIHHHYDVSNDFYTCVLGPSMTYTCAVYPDPGATLEQAQENKYRLIFEKLRLSPGDRLLDVGCGWGGMVRYAARHGVHAIGATLSAEQARWAQRAIDDEGLSDRAEVRHCDYRDVPESGFDAVSSIGMTEHVGVANYPGYFGFLKSRLRPGGLLLNHCITRADNRSGPKAGDFIDRYVFPDGELAGSGRIISEIQDAGLEVLHTENLRGHYALTLRDWCANLVAHWDEAVAEVGVATAKVWGLYLAGSRLGFEHNVIQLHHMLAANGGDVGGTAGAGMPLRPWWRP encoded by the coding sequence ATGACGACGGCCGGCCGACTCAGCCTGGCCCAGGTGCTGCAGACCCTGGCGACCGACGGCCGGCTGCCGCTGCGGTTCACCGCCTACGACGGATCCACCGCCGGGCCCGAGGACGCGCCGCTGGGGCTGGATCTGCTGACCCCGCGGGGCACCACCTACCTGGCCACCGCACCGGGCGACCTGGGGATGGCCCGCGCCTACGTCGCCGGGGACCTGGGGGTGCACGGCGTTCACCCGGGCGACCCCTACCTGCTGCTCAAGTCGCTCGCCGACGAGCTGCACTTCAAGCGGCCCTCCCCGCGGGTGCTGGCCTCGATCGTGCGCTCGATCGGGGTGGAGCATCTGGTGCCGGTCGCGCCGCCGCCGCAGGAGCACCTGCCCCGCTGGCGACGCATCGCGGAAGGACTGCGGCACAGCAGATCTCGGGATGCCGATGCGATCCACCATCACTACGACGTGTCCAACGACTTCTACACGTGCGTGCTGGGCCCGTCGATGACCTACACCTGCGCGGTCTACCCGGATCCGGGCGCGACGCTTGAGCAGGCCCAGGAGAACAAGTACCGGCTGATCTTCGAGAAACTGCGCCTGTCCCCCGGCGATCGCCTGCTGGACGTGGGCTGCGGCTGGGGTGGCATGGTGCGTTACGCCGCCCGCCACGGGGTGCATGCGATCGGTGCGACGCTCTCGGCCGAGCAGGCCCGTTGGGCGCAGCGCGCCATCGACGACGAGGGGTTGTCCGACCGTGCCGAGGTGCGGCACTGCGACTACCGCGACGTGCCCGAGTCGGGGTTCGACGCGGTCTCCTCGATCGGGATGACCGAGCACGTCGGTGTCGCGAACTACCCCGGCTACTTCGGGTTCCTGAAGTCGCGGCTGCGCCCCGGCGGACTGCTGCTGAATCACTGCATCACCCGCGCCGACAACCGATCCGGCCCCAAGGCAGGGGATTTCATCGACCGCTACGTGTTCCCCGACGGGGAGTTGGCCGGCTCGGGCCGCATCATCAGCGAGATCCAGGACGCCGGCCTGGAGGTGCTGCACACCGAGAATCTGCGCGGCCACTACGCGCTGACGCTGCGGGATTGGTGCGCCAACCTGGTGGCGCACTGGGACGAAGCGGTCGCCGAGGTCGGTGTGGCCACCGCGAAGGTGTGGGGCCTGTATCTGGCGGGGTCGCGGTTGGGCTTCGAGCACAACGTGATTCAGCTGCACCATATGCTGGCGGCCAACGGTGGCGACGTCGGCGGGACGGCCGGGGCCGGGATGCCGTTGCGGCCGTGGTGGCGGCCTTAG
- the recR gene encoding recombination mediator RecR → MFEGPVQDLIDELGKLPGIGPKSAQRIAFHLLSVEPPEIDRLTAVLTKVRDGVRFCEVCGNVSDAERCRICSDARRDVAQICVVEEPKDVAAIERTREFRGRYHVLGGALDPLSGIGPDQLRVRELLNRVGERIDGVDVSEVIIATDPNTEGEATATYLVRMLRDIPGLSVTRLASGLPMGGDLEFADELTLGRAFTGRRAMA, encoded by the coding sequence TTGTTTGAAGGCCCGGTTCAGGACCTGATCGACGAGCTGGGCAAGCTGCCCGGCATCGGGCCCAAGAGCGCCCAGCGGATCGCGTTCCACCTGTTGTCGGTGGAACCGCCGGAGATCGATCGGCTCACCGCGGTGTTGACCAAAGTCCGTGACGGGGTGCGGTTCTGCGAGGTCTGCGGCAACGTCTCCGATGCCGAGCGCTGCCGGATCTGCTCGGACGCGCGCCGCGACGTCGCCCAGATCTGCGTCGTCGAGGAACCCAAGGACGTCGCGGCCATCGAGCGCACCCGGGAGTTCCGCGGCCGCTACCACGTACTGGGCGGGGCGCTGGATCCGCTATCGGGGATCGGCCCGGACCAGTTGCGGGTCCGTGAACTGCTCAACCGGGTCGGGGAGCGCATCGACGGGGTGGACGTCAGCGAGGTGATCATCGCCACCGACCCCAACACCGAGGGCGAGGCCACCGCCACCTACCTGGTGCGGATGCTGCGGGACATCCCCGGGCTGAGCGTGACGCGCCTGGCGTCCGGGTTGCCGATGGGCGGCGACCTGGAGTTCGCCGACGAGCTGACCTTGGGGCGGGCCTTCACCGGCCGCCGCGCGATGGCCTGA
- a CDS encoding NAD(P)/FAD-dependent oxidoreductase, whose protein sequence is MSDAGTVIVGGGLAAVRTAEQLRRNGYTDPITVVGAEDHPPYDRPPLSKQMLRGEVDDVALKPTAFYDDNAITLRLGAAAWAVDVDAHTVALADGETLGYDRLVIATGLVPQRIPSLGEVDGICVLRSLDDCVALRGRAAAARRAVVIGAGFIGCEVAAALRSRGLAVVLVESQAAPLAGVLGAQAGALIARLHRDEGVDVRTGVQVASVTGDDHVEAVTLSDGSVLAADLVVVGVGSRPATEWLTGSGIDVADGVVCDAVGRTGAADVWAIGDVASWRDAAGAQVRVEHWSNVAEQARIMVAAMLGSAPVAAGVPYFWSDQYDVKIQCLGHPRAGDTVHLVEDYDVASRRFLAYYERDGRLAAVVGAGVPEKIRAARALIAGGVAITDVLQPV, encoded by the coding sequence GTGAGCGACGCCGGCACGGTGATCGTGGGCGGCGGACTGGCGGCGGTCCGCACCGCCGAACAACTGCGCCGCAACGGCTACACCGACCCGATCACCGTCGTCGGCGCCGAGGACCACCCGCCCTACGACCGGCCACCGCTGTCCAAGCAGATGCTGCGCGGCGAGGTCGACGACGTGGCCTTGAAACCGACGGCGTTCTACGACGACAACGCCATCACGTTGCGGCTGGGGGCGGCGGCCTGGGCCGTCGACGTCGACGCGCACACCGTGGCGTTGGCCGACGGCGAGACGCTCGGCTACGACCGGCTGGTGATCGCCACCGGCCTGGTGCCGCAACGCATCCCGTCGTTGGGCGAGGTGGACGGCATCTGTGTGCTGCGGTCGCTCGACGACTGTGTGGCATTGCGCGGGCGGGCCGCCGCGGCGCGTCGCGCCGTGGTGATCGGTGCGGGGTTCATCGGCTGTGAGGTCGCCGCCGCACTGCGCAGCCGGGGGTTGGCGGTGGTACTGGTGGAGTCGCAGGCCGCGCCGCTGGCCGGGGTGCTCGGTGCGCAGGCCGGGGCGTTGATCGCCCGACTGCACCGCGACGAGGGCGTCGACGTGCGCACCGGGGTGCAGGTGGCCTCGGTTACCGGCGACGATCACGTCGAGGCGGTGACGCTGTCGGACGGCTCGGTGCTGGCGGCCGACCTGGTGGTGGTCGGTGTCGGGTCGCGTCCGGCCACCGAATGGCTGACCGGCAGCGGTATCGACGTGGCCGACGGCGTGGTCTGCGATGCGGTCGGACGGACCGGCGCCGCGGATGTGTGGGCGATCGGTGATGTGGCGTCGTGGCGCGATGCCGCCGGCGCGCAGGTCCGCGTCGAGCATTGGAGCAATGTCGCCGAGCAGGCCCGGATCATGGTGGCGGCGATGCTGGGGTCGGCGCCGGTCGCGGCCGGGGTGCCCTACTTCTGGAGCGACCAGTACGACGTCAAGATCCAATGCCTGGGGCATCCGCGCGCCGGGGACACCGTGCACCTGGTCGAGGACTACGACGTGGCGAGCCGCCGGTTCCTGGCCTATTACGAGCGCGACGGGAGGCTGGCGGCGGTGGTGGGTGCCGGTGTGCCGGAGAAGATCCGCGCCGCCCGCGCCCTGATCGCCGGTGGGGTGGCGATCACCGACGTGCTGCAACCGGTTTAG
- a CDS encoding FAD-dependent oxidoreductase, with amino-acid sequence MTDTTTCAIVGGGPAGMVLGLLLARAGVQVTLLEKHADFLRDFRGDTVHPTTLRLLDELGLWERFETLARSEIHQVSLDVAGRDVTVVDFGRLRRQPHPYIAMVPQWDLLNLLAEAAQAEPTFTLRMQTEVTGLLHDDGRVAGVRYRDGNGDGELRAALTVACDGRWSIARHEAGLHSREFPVNFDVWWFRLPNDRAGEPTLLPRLGPGRAAIMIPRDSYYQVAYLGRKGTDADKRARGIEAFRRDVVELIPEAEESAAALRTMDDVKHLDVRVNRLRHWSIDGLLCIGDAAHAMSPVGGVGINLAVQDAVAAATILAQPLREGRVSRRELAAVQRRRQVPTVITQTAQRVAHRALGPILRGANLSPPAAVGTVLTRLPWLAGIPAFLVGVGVRPERAPAFARR; translated from the coding sequence ATGACGGACACCACCACCTGCGCGATCGTCGGTGGCGGACCCGCGGGCATGGTGCTGGGTCTGCTGCTGGCCCGGGCGGGCGTGCAGGTGACGCTGCTGGAGAAGCACGCCGATTTCCTGCGGGACTTCCGCGGCGACACCGTGCACCCCACCACGTTGCGGCTGCTCGACGAACTCGGATTGTGGGAACGCTTCGAGACGTTGGCCCGCAGTGAGATTCACCAGGTCAGCCTCGATGTGGCCGGCCGCGACGTCACCGTCGTCGACTTCGGCCGGTTGCGCCGCCAGCCGCACCCCTACATCGCGATGGTGCCGCAGTGGGATCTGCTCAACCTGCTCGCCGAAGCCGCGCAGGCCGAGCCGACGTTCACCCTGCGGATGCAGACCGAGGTCACCGGGCTACTGCACGACGACGGCCGGGTGGCCGGGGTGCGCTACCGGGACGGGAACGGCGACGGCGAACTGCGTGCCGCCCTCACCGTCGCCTGCGACGGACGCTGGTCCATCGCGCGCCACGAGGCCGGCCTGCACTCCCGAGAGTTTCCGGTGAACTTCGATGTGTGGTGGTTCCGGCTGCCCAACGACCGCGCCGGCGAACCCACCCTGCTGCCCCGCCTGGGCCCCGGCCGGGCCGCGATCATGATCCCCCGCGACAGCTACTATCAGGTGGCCTATCTGGGGCGCAAAGGCACCGATGCGGACAAGCGGGCGCGCGGCATCGAGGCGTTCCGCCGGGACGTGGTGGAGCTCATCCCCGAAGCCGAGGAATCCGCTGCGGCACTGCGCACCATGGACGATGTCAAACACCTCGATGTTCGGGTGAATCGCTTGCGGCACTGGAGCATCGACGGCCTGCTGTGCATCGGCGACGCCGCGCATGCGATGTCCCCGGTGGGCGGTGTCGGCATCAATCTGGCGGTGCAGGACGCGGTGGCCGCCGCGACCATCCTGGCGCAACCGCTACGCGAAGGCCGGGTGAGCCGGCGTGAGCTGGCCGCCGTGCAACGGCGCCGTCAGGTGCCCACCGTCATCACCCAGACCGCACAGCGGGTGGCGCACCGGGCGCTGGGCCCGATCCTGCGCGGGGCGAACCTGAGCCCGCCCGCGGCCGTGGGCACCGTGTTGACCAGGCTGCCGTGGCTGGCGGGTATCCCGGCGTTCCTGGTCGGGGTGGGGGTGCGACCCGAGCGCGCCCCGGCCTTCGCCCGGCGCTAA
- a CDS encoding FAD-binding oxidoreductase — protein MSVRPAETPTSHARGVQLLLDSYRNIPDGESVRLAKPTTNLFRARARRRAPGLDTSGLADVIAVHPETRTADVGGMCSYEDLVAATLPFGLAPLVVPQLKTITVGGAVSGLGIESASFRNGLPHESVLQMEVLTGAGELLTVSRDKHRDLFQAFPNSYGTLGYSTRLQIELEPVKPFVALRHIRFDSLSELVSAMDRIIDTGGFDGVAVDYLDGVVFSPAESYLCLGIQTDVPGAVSDYTGQRIYYRSIRHPEGVKDDRLTVADYLWRWDTDWFWCSRAFGVQRPLVRRWWPRRYRRSSVYAKLVAYDQRFGIADRIEKRHHRPPRERVVQDVEVPLGRCVEFLDWFFAHVPIQPVWLCPLRLRADEQWPLYPIRPNRTYVNIGFWSSVPAGATEGATNRLIEAKVGELDGHKSLYSDSYYTPAEFDELYGGAAYRAVKEIYDPDARLLDLYDKAVRRR, from the coding sequence ATGTCTGTTCGGCCGGCCGAAACACCGACATCCCACGCGCGGGGGGTGCAGCTTCTGCTGGATAGCTACCGCAACATCCCCGACGGCGAGTCGGTCCGGCTGGCCAAACCCACCACCAACCTGTTCCGGGCGCGCGCCAGACGCCGGGCGCCGGGACTGGACACCTCGGGGCTGGCCGACGTCATCGCGGTGCACCCGGAGACACGCACCGCCGACGTCGGCGGGATGTGCAGCTATGAGGACCTGGTCGCCGCCACCCTGCCGTTCGGGTTGGCGCCGTTGGTGGTCCCGCAGCTGAAGACGATCACCGTCGGGGGTGCGGTCAGCGGCCTGGGAATCGAGTCGGCGTCGTTCCGCAACGGGCTTCCGCACGAGTCGGTGCTGCAGATGGAGGTGCTGACCGGTGCCGGTGAGCTGCTGACGGTATCCCGGGACAAACACCGCGACCTGTTTCAGGCGTTTCCGAATTCGTATGGCACGTTGGGGTATTCGACGCGACTGCAGATCGAGCTGGAGCCGGTCAAGCCGTTCGTCGCATTGCGGCACATCCGGTTCGATTCGCTGTCGGAGCTGGTGTCGGCGATGGACCGCATCATCGACACCGGCGGGTTCGACGGGGTCGCGGTGGACTACCTCGACGGGGTGGTGTTCAGCCCCGCGGAGAGCTACCTGTGTCTGGGGATCCAGACCGATGTCCCCGGCGCGGTCAGCGACTACACCGGCCAGCGGATCTACTACCGGTCGATCCGGCATCCGGAAGGCGTCAAGGACGACCGGTTGACCGTCGCCGACTACCTGTGGCGTTGGGACACCGACTGGTTCTGGTGTTCGCGGGCGTTCGGGGTCCAGCGGCCGCTGGTGCGGCGTTGGTGGCCGCGGCGGTACCGGCGCAGCAGCGTCTACGCGAAACTGGTTGCCTACGACCAGCGTTTCGGCATCGCCGACCGGATCGAGAAGCGTCACCACCGCCCGCCGCGGGAACGGGTCGTCCAGGACGTCGAGGTGCCGTTGGGGCGCTGCGTGGAGTTCCTGGACTGGTTCTTCGCCCACGTGCCGATCCAGCCGGTGTGGCTGTGCCCGTTGCGACTGCGCGCCGACGAGCAGTGGCCGCTGTACCCGATCCGGCCCAACCGCACCTACGTCAACATCGGGTTCTGGTCGTCGGTCCCGGCCGGTGCCACCGAGGGCGCCACCAATCGGCTGATCGAGGCGAAGGTCGGCGAACTCGACGGCCACAAGTCGCTGTACTCCGACTCCTACTACACCCCGGCGGAGTTCGACGAACTCTACGGCGGCGCGGCCTACCGGGCGGTCAAGGAGATCTACGACCCCGATGCGCGGCTGCTGGACCTCTACGACAAGGCGGTGCGGCGGCGATGA
- a CDS encoding rubredoxin: MSDYKLFRCLQCGFEYDEALGWPEDGIAPGTRWAEIPEDWSCPDCGAAKADFEMVEVARP; this comes from the coding sequence ATGAGCGACTACAAACTGTTCCGGTGCCTGCAGTGCGGCTTCGAATACGACGAGGCGCTGGGCTGGCCGGAAGACGGCATCGCGCCCGGCACCCGCTGGGCCGAGATCCCCGAGGACTGGAGCTGCCCGGACTGCGGCGCGGCGAAGGCCGACTTCGAGATGGTGGAGGTGGCGCGGCCGTGA
- a CDS encoding Rv3717 family N-acetylmuramoyl-L-alanine amidase gives MRLPVLSRVGIAVTAGLLAAAAVPSAPLSSAAPNNIAGMIVFLDPGHSGAGDPAALNRQVPNGRGGTKNCQTTGTATNSGYPEHSFAWDTTLRLRQALTAMGVRTAMSRGDDNGPAPCIDARAAAANALHPSAIVSIHADGGPAGGRGFHVNYSAPPLNPAQEGPAVRLAQVMRSQLQASGIPPANYIGTDGLKGRADLAGLNLAEYPSVLVELGNMKNPTDAALMESPAGRQRYAEAMARGVAGFLSSQAQLP, from the coding sequence GTGCGCCTACCAGTTCTCTCGCGTGTCGGTATCGCGGTCACCGCAGGCCTGCTGGCGGCGGCCGCGGTCCCGAGCGCCCCGCTGTCCTCGGCCGCCCCGAACAACATCGCCGGGATGATCGTGTTCCTCGACCCCGGCCACAGCGGCGCCGGCGACCCCGCCGCGCTGAACCGCCAGGTGCCCAATGGCCGCGGCGGCACCAAGAACTGCCAGACCACCGGCACCGCGACCAACTCCGGCTACCCCGAGCACAGCTTCGCCTGGGACACCACGCTGCGACTCCGTCAGGCCCTGACCGCGATGGGTGTGCGCACCGCGATGTCCCGCGGCGACGACAACGGGCCGGCACCGTGCATCGACGCCCGTGCCGCGGCGGCCAACGCGCTGCATCCCAGCGCCATCGTGTCCATCCACGCCGACGGCGGGCCTGCCGGCGGCCGCGGATTCCACGTCAACTACTCGGCGCCGCCGCTGAACCCGGCCCAGGAGGGGCCGGCCGTACGGCTCGCCCAGGTCATGCGCAGCCAGTTGCAGGCCTCGGGGATTCCACCGGCGAACTACATCGGCACCGACGGCCTCAAGGGCCGGGCCGACCTGGCCGGGCTGAACCTGGCCGAGTACCCGTCGGTGCTGGTCGAGTTGGGCAACATGAAGAATCCGACCGACGCGGCCCTGATGGAGAGCCCGGCGGGCCGGCAGCGCTACGCCGAGGCGATGGCCCGCGGGGTCGCCGGCTTCTTGAGCAGTCAGGCGCAACTGCCCTGA